From Bacillus basilensis, a single genomic window includes:
- the gerLA gene encoding spore germination protein GerLA: MGKLLELKGNLFEVMKEIRDELGSPNDLTIREVVLAGSYTRCAVVFLCGLTDKDNVYKYVVRTLQYEEVQKEEAVVQTLLDRFISIAEVGKKTTFPDIINAILAGDTVILIDNIQTAIVINSRAWEKRSLEPPVTEDLIRGPRIGLNEDINVNKMLIRRSLRDPKLRFQSYIMGKRSQKEVTLVYIEDIINPYIVKELDRRLQSIVTDVVFETGTIEQLIQDNNLSPFPQFLNTERPDNIVASLAKGKAAILVDGSPFALIAPLVFVDIFQSVEDHYERWVIGTLLRILRMGSGIIAILMPAMYVALVSYHQGLIPSKLAYSIAGAREGVPFPAYIETLMMALTMELIREAGIRLPKPMGQTIGIVGGLVIGEAAVNAGIVNPFLVIIIAVTAIATFSLPVYSITITFRILLFVFVLAATAFGLYGIILALIALAVHITNLTSVGVPYTTPIAPAFYKDWKEEFIRMPKSMLKERPEYLQTKDSTIRPKERE, encoded by the coding sequence GTGGGGAAGTTGTTAGAGTTAAAAGGTAACTTGTTTGAAGTTATGAAAGAAATTAGGGACGAGTTAGGTTCACCTAATGATTTAACAATTAGAGAAGTTGTCCTTGCTGGCAGTTATACACGTTGTGCTGTTGTTTTTTTATGTGGGTTAACAGATAAGGATAATGTTTATAAATATGTAGTTCGTACACTTCAATATGAAGAAGTACAAAAAGAAGAAGCTGTTGTTCAAACGTTATTGGATCGTTTTATTTCTATTGCGGAAGTTGGTAAGAAGACAACGTTTCCGGATATTATAAATGCAATTTTAGCGGGAGATACAGTTATATTAATTGATAATATTCAAACCGCTATTGTGATTAATAGTAGAGCTTGGGAAAAAAGAAGTTTAGAACCGCCAGTAACAGAAGATTTAATACGTGGACCGAGGATTGGATTAAATGAAGATATTAACGTGAATAAGATGTTAATTCGCCGTAGTTTACGTGACCCAAAGCTGAGATTTCAATCTTATATTATGGGAAAGAGATCCCAAAAAGAAGTGACTTTAGTATATATAGAAGACATTATTAATCCTTACATTGTAAAAGAGCTAGATCGGCGTCTTCAGTCAATAGTGACAGATGTCGTTTTTGAGACGGGTACGATTGAGCAATTAATTCAAGATAATAATTTGTCACCGTTTCCGCAGTTTTTAAATACGGAAAGGCCTGATAATATTGTGGCCTCATTAGCGAAAGGAAAGGCAGCTATTTTGGTGGATGGATCACCGTTTGCCCTTATAGCTCCGCTAGTATTTGTTGATATTTTTCAATCTGTGGAAGATCATTATGAGCGTTGGGTAATAGGGACTTTATTAAGAATTTTGAGGATGGGTTCTGGTATAATTGCGATTTTAATGCCAGCGATGTATGTAGCGCTCGTCTCATATCATCAAGGACTTATTCCTTCTAAATTGGCTTATTCAATTGCTGGGGCAAGAGAAGGTGTTCCGTTTCCTGCATATATTGAAACGTTAATGATGGCATTAACGATGGAGTTAATACGAGAAGCAGGAATTAGGTTGCCGAAACCGATGGGGCAAACAATTGGGATTGTAGGTGGTCTAGTAATTGGAGAAGCAGCGGTGAACGCAGGGATTGTAAATCCGTTTTTAGTTATCATTATTGCAGTTACAGCTATTGCTACATTTTCACTTCCGGTGTATAGCATCACAATTACGTTTCGAATTTTACTTTTCGTCTTTGTATTAGCAGCAACTGCTTTTGGGTTGTATGGAATCATTCTAGCTCTTATTGCGCTTGCTGTTCATATTACAAATTTAACAAGTGTTGGTGTACCGTATACAACTCCAATTGCTCCTGCATTTTATAAAGATTGGAAAGAAGAGTTTATTCGCATGCCAAAATCAATGTTGAAAGAGAGACCGGAATATTTACAAACGAAAGATTCTACAATACGTCCAAAGGAGCGAGAATAA
- a CDS encoding nucleoside recognition domain-containing protein, translated as MESHSASKALPLDYIIQHAQTLSKEDIRDDIVGDIYRTSASICKESVQYTNTDKLYRSEKLDKIFTSPIWGFPIMLGILSIIFYLTIAGANVPSDMIAEFFGWAEGYLTSWFQAAHAPEWLHGILILGLFRGIGAVISVMLPPMAIFFPMFALLENYGYLPRVAFNMDRLFKRSGAHGKQSLTMAMGFGCNAAAIMSTRIIESPRERMLAILTNNFVPCNGRWPMLILMASLFMAAGYTGSMQTLVTAGVVVGMVVIGIIMTLTVSWVLSKTALKGVPTHYTLELPPYRKPKVWNTIVRATLDKSVYVLKRAVVVAAPAAALTWLLANIFIGDTSLLMYFVNFLDPFAKMLGLDGFILAAFILGLPANEIVIPILLMSYLSTGALTEIDDFNQIKNLFLENGWTWLTALNTMLFSLLHFPCGTTLVNIYKETKSAKWTFLSFAIPTVIAIVVTFLSTQLVHWLGLV; from the coding sequence ATGGAATCTCACTCAGCCAGTAAAGCTCTTCCATTGGACTATATTATTCAACATGCACAAACACTATCAAAAGAAGATATACGAGATGATATTGTCGGAGATATTTACCGAACATCCGCAAGCATATGTAAAGAATCTGTTCAATATACAAATACGGATAAATTGTATCGTTCTGAAAAACTAGATAAAATTTTCACATCTCCAATCTGGGGATTTCCAATTATGCTCGGTATTTTATCTATCATTTTTTATCTTACAATTGCAGGCGCTAACGTACCGTCTGATATGATTGCTGAGTTCTTCGGATGGGCCGAAGGGTATTTAACTTCTTGGTTCCAGGCAGCACATGCACCCGAATGGTTACATGGCATTTTAATACTTGGCTTATTCCGTGGTATCGGTGCTGTTATTAGCGTTATGTTACCACCTATGGCCATCTTTTTCCCTATGTTCGCACTATTAGAAAACTACGGGTACTTACCACGCGTTGCGTTTAATATGGACCGCTTATTCAAACGCTCTGGTGCACACGGCAAACAATCTTTGACAATGGCAATGGGCTTTGGTTGTAATGCAGCAGCCATCATGTCAACACGTATTATTGAATCACCACGTGAACGCATGCTTGCAATCTTAACAAACAATTTCGTTCCTTGTAACGGTCGCTGGCCTATGTTAATTTTAATGGCCTCATTATTTATGGCTGCTGGTTATACAGGTAGTATGCAAACATTGGTTACTGCTGGCGTTGTAGTTGGTATGGTTGTAATTGGTATTATTATGACATTAACCGTTTCCTGGGTACTATCAAAAACAGCTTTAAAAGGCGTTCCAACTCACTACACACTTGAGTTACCGCCGTACCGTAAGCCAAAGGTTTGGAATACAATTGTACGTGCAACACTCGATAAATCAGTCTATGTTTTAAAACGAGCTGTTGTTGTAGCTGCCCCTGCGGCTGCATTAACTTGGTTACTAGCTAATATTTTCATCGGTGACACAAGCCTACTTATGTATTTTGTAAACTTCCTAGATCCATTCGCTAAAATGTTAGGACTTGACGGCTTTATTCTAGCTGCGTTCATTCTTGGACTACCAGCGAATGAGATTGTTATCCCGATTTTATTAATGTCTTACTTATCAACCGGAGCTTTAACTGAAATAGATGATTTTAATCAAATTAAAAATCTATTCTTAGAAAATGGTTGGACTTGGTTAACAGCGTTAAACACAATGTTGTTCTCACTTCTTCATTTCCCATGTGGAACAACACTGGTTAACATATATAAAGAAACAAAAAGTGCAAAATGGACATTCTTATCGTTTGCAATCCCTACCGTTATCGCCATTGTTGTGACATTCCTCTCTACACAATTGGTACATTGGTTAGGGCTTGTATAA
- a CDS encoding endospore germination permease gives MKPFEYGDEEIGSREIGFAVSSTIIGIGALSMPRDIAAQTLFSDGWIILLLGGLICAVLGWFVTRVAILFPKQNFVQYTSAHLTKPVAYTISIVLVLTFGALTAYESRMIAIISQTYLFSDTPVQLLSFFFLLVVVYGIAGSRAALLRLNVLFLPIVLIAIVLLSLLNINLMEINNLLPAFQTDISQYAVGVKNSIFTFIGFEVALFYAVMLNDKTAKKAPMAVAKAVMVNVLSYILIYATCISVFTYMTTRGLTYPTIELGKEIEIGGGFLERFDAIFFTTWIITIYNTTAMYYDIASLLFCAMFPKVKKHVFIFVTAPIIFMVNMIPGNVETLSHYGTYLAWIDMGFVVLAPLLVFIVYKIKRRNGGNETPS, from the coding sequence TTGAAACCATTTGAGTATGGCGATGAAGAAATTGGATCTCGGGAAATTGGGTTTGCGGTATCATCCACCATTATTGGTATAGGTGCATTATCTATGCCTCGAGATATTGCTGCGCAAACTTTATTTTCGGACGGTTGGATTATTTTGCTTTTGGGCGGATTAATATGTGCAGTTTTAGGCTGGTTTGTAACGAGGGTAGCTATTTTATTCCCAAAACAAAACTTTGTTCAATATACGAGTGCACATTTGACGAAGCCGGTGGCATACACGATTAGTATAGTTTTAGTATTGACGTTTGGGGCTTTGACAGCATATGAATCACGGATGATTGCAATTATTTCACAAACTTATTTATTTAGTGATACACCAGTGCAGCTGTTGTCTTTTTTCTTTTTATTAGTTGTTGTTTATGGGATAGCTGGATCGAGGGCAGCTTTATTAAGGTTAAATGTTCTATTCCTACCTATTGTTTTAATTGCGATAGTGCTTCTTTCTTTATTGAATATAAATTTAATGGAAATAAATAATTTACTACCAGCTTTTCAAACGGATATCAGTCAATATGCTGTAGGAGTTAAAAATTCTATTTTTACATTTATCGGATTTGAGGTAGCTCTGTTTTATGCCGTTATGTTGAACGATAAGACAGCAAAAAAGGCACCAATGGCAGTTGCAAAAGCAGTGATGGTAAACGTGTTGTCATACATTTTAATTTATGCAACTTGTATTAGTGTTTTTACATATATGACAACACGTGGATTGACATATCCAACAATTGAACTAGGGAAAGAAATTGAAATTGGTGGAGGGTTTTTAGAAAGATTTGATGCGATTTTTTTTACTACTTGGATTATTACTATTTATAACACTACAGCAATGTATTATGACATCGCATCTTTATTGTTTTGTGCTATGTTTCCAAAAGTAAAGAAACACGTATTCATTTTTGTGACTGCTCCTATTATTTTTATGGTAAATATGATACCTGGTAATGTGGAGACTCTATCGCATTATGGAACTTATTTAGCTTGGATTGATATGGGGTTTGTTGTGTTAGCGCCTTTGTTAGTCTTTATTGTATATAAAATAAAAAGAAGGAATGGTGGAAATGAAACACCTTCTTAA
- a CDS encoding Ger(x)C family spore germination protein, translating to MKHLLKIIMVMVLAGFMSGCSELEEIEERGFVVGAAYDIVKEKQSNPIMKGTYQMVLPSKLSQQGGQGGGDNENYINVSAKADSVFEQVRIIAKKISRSLFFPHIQVIIFSEKLLSKPYVLQNTLDLYIRDHEMRRNIRLFVSKENAEAILKQSAKPENLPAQYIDMLAEHPPKNAQMIEASRIGEIQEKMISKRSFVLPILRLTKQGVQMDGAALFRGKDNKCVGRLNGEQTLGMNYIIGKKIGGFFTIRKKGQLVTYEIHKLRRKIKVSTKNATKPKFNIHLSMDGTLAELHFSNHIKVLNEKRLEKDISEEMEKRIQKSIKLVQKKYKVDVLELGEVYKRHNYKEWKKISKNWDQGENYFSNAEITVHVHPTIEHSGSALPKRVK from the coding sequence ATGAAACACCTTCTTAAAATTATAATGGTTATGGTTTTAGCTGGATTTATGAGTGGGTGTTCTGAGTTAGAGGAGATAGAAGAAAGAGGGTTTGTAGTAGGAGCGGCTTACGATATTGTGAAAGAAAAGCAATCGAATCCAATTATGAAAGGGACGTATCAGATGGTACTTCCAAGTAAATTGTCGCAACAGGGTGGGCAAGGGGGAGGAGATAATGAGAATTATATTAACGTGAGTGCGAAAGCGGATAGTGTGTTTGAACAAGTACGAATTATCGCAAAAAAAATCAGTCGTTCATTATTTTTCCCACATATACAAGTGATCATTTTCTCTGAAAAATTACTTTCGAAGCCATATGTTTTACAAAATACGTTAGATTTATATATTCGCGATCATGAAATGAGAAGAAATATTCGTTTGTTCGTTTCAAAGGAGAATGCAGAGGCGATTTTAAAGCAGAGTGCAAAACCTGAAAACTTACCAGCACAGTACATTGATATGTTAGCTGAACACCCTCCTAAAAATGCTCAAATGATTGAAGCCTCAAGAATTGGTGAAATACAGGAAAAGATGATTTCCAAGAGAAGTTTTGTATTACCTATTCTCCGTCTAACCAAACAAGGGGTACAAATGGATGGGGCAGCGCTGTTTCGAGGGAAGGATAATAAGTGTGTGGGGCGTTTGAATGGGGAACAAACATTGGGCATGAATTATATAATAGGCAAAAAAATTGGAGGTTTTTTTACCATTCGTAAAAAGGGTCAACTTGTTACATATGAAATTCATAAGCTTCGTCGAAAGATTAAAGTATCTACAAAGAATGCTACAAAACCGAAGTTTAATATTCATTTATCTATGGATGGTACATTGGCCGAATTGCACTTTAGTAATCATATAAAGGTTTTGAATGAAAAGCGTTTAGAGAAGGATATCTCGGAGGAAATGGAGAAACGCATCCAAAAATCGATTAAGCTTGTTCAAAAAAAATATAAGGTAGATGTATTAGAATTAGGGGAAGTATATAAGCGACATAATTATAAAGAGTGGAAAAAGATAAGTAAGAATTGGGATCAAGGTGAAAATTACTTTAGTAATGCTGAAATTACTGTTCATGTTCATCCAACAATTGAACATTCTGGTTCAGCTTTACCGAAAAGAGTGAAATAA